One Sediminibacillus dalangtanensis genomic region harbors:
- a CDS encoding spore coat protein, whose protein sequence is MNQQQKVQNTETQVPKTPQMSERDFVNDVLASEKYLTGAYSIALNEASNQGLYQDLAAIFKETQDCQRNLYNLMFKNGWYSLEKADQHKIQQAYQQYSGYMNQFPAQ, encoded by the coding sequence ATGAACCAACAGCAAAAAGTACAAAATACGGAAACCCAAGTACCGAAGACACCGCAAATGAGTGAAAGAGACTTTGTCAATGATGTATTGGCTTCAGAGAAATATTTAACCGGCGCATATAGTATCGCTTTGAATGAGGCGAGCAATCAAGGGCTATATCAGGACTTGGCGGCTATTTTCAAAGAAACACAGGATTGCCAGCGGAACCTTTACAATTTGATGTTCAAAAACGGCTGGTATTCACTGGAAAAAGCCGATCAGCATAAGATTCAACAAGCGTACCAGCAATACAGCGGATATATGAATCAGTTTCCGGCACAGTGA
- a CDS encoding proline dehydrogenase family protein, whose amino-acid sequence MEQILRNFFLFLSKNKFFTKLAKKYGLRFGAGRFVAGESVENAAKVIKQLNQKGMVVTVDHLGEFIDSEQEARQAADECVEMIEKIAEHHLDSQLSLKMTSMGLDISEALVMENMRKILAAGKQHGVFVTIDMEDYERCQKTIDIFKELKEEYENIGTVIQAYLYRTVGDIEELNAYHPNLRLVKGAYKESPKVAFPDKQDVDENYKKIIKMHLLNGNYTAIATHDDEIIAYTKQLEKEHEIPRDQFEFQMLYGIRVERQEELTAEGYKMRVYVPYGTDWYGYFMRRLAERPANVAFVLKGVFGK is encoded by the coding sequence ATGGAACAAATCCTGCGTAACTTCTTTTTATTTTTATCCAAAAACAAATTTTTTACCAAGTTGGCCAAAAAATATGGTCTTCGCTTCGGGGCCGGCCGCTTTGTAGCTGGGGAGTCGGTAGAAAATGCCGCAAAGGTTATTAAGCAATTGAATCAAAAAGGGATGGTCGTTACCGTTGATCATCTTGGTGAGTTTATCGATAGCGAGCAGGAAGCTCGCCAGGCAGCTGATGAATGCGTGGAGATGATTGAAAAAATTGCCGAGCATCACCTTGACTCTCAGCTATCTTTAAAAATGACTTCCATGGGACTGGATATATCGGAAGCATTGGTTATGGAAAACATGCGAAAAATTCTTGCTGCCGGTAAACAACATGGTGTTTTTGTGACGATCGATATGGAAGATTATGAGCGCTGCCAAAAGACGATCGATATATTCAAAGAATTAAAGGAAGAGTATGAAAATATCGGTACCGTTATCCAGGCTTATCTATACCGCACTGTAGGAGACATAGAAGAATTGAATGCTTATCATCCGAATCTCCGGCTGGTCAAAGGTGCTTATAAAGAATCACCGAAGGTTGCTTTTCCGGATAAACAGGATGTGGACGAAAATTATAAGAAAATCATCAAAATGCATTTGCTCAATGGAAATTACACCGCCATTGCTACTCATGACGACGAAATAATCGCTTATACGAAGCAATTGGAGAAAGAACATGAGATTCCCAGGGATCAATTTGAATTTCAAATGCTTTACGGCATCCGGGTTGAAAGACAGGAGGAACTGACAGCAGAAGGATATAAAATGCGGGTGTACGTTCCTTACGGTACAGACTGGTATGGATATTTTATGAGGCGTCTGGCCGAACGTCCGGCCAATGTGGCGTTTGTTCTTAAAGGAGTCTTCGGTAAATAA